The Vigna radiata var. radiata cultivar VC1973A chromosome 6, Vradiata_ver6, whole genome shotgun sequence DNA segment gaaaaatgaaaaaaaaaaattgtgaataatggagtcaagaagaggattgaattagaggttgcGGGTGTGATTTGACTATGTATACACTTGTTCCCcgttgctcctctatttcttttggtttgtagcttctcatccatatttatcctcccttgtccttggccccatttcacCCAGAAAataccttttgatttgaacatgcatatgtgttgagtgttgatattagagacttaccaagtctatttgtgtttgctttcttgagtgcattgagttgaatttatttaccttagacacttgagagaaacactgatagtgtgcatctgtNaggttctgttacttttgattcacctcttgaactgactgatcattttgccatgtcttgaattgcatggatgacttcatgagtatctgctttcattgattCTGTGTTGCATACTGTCTACTTCCTCTTCTCTGTCCATACttcttgaggattgtgtaattctgtttgtttctttccttgcgagtctttgttttctgtctgtTGAATCCGTGTCACTTCCTGATGTCCTcagaactgttccctgatttgcgtcttgattttgcccaggagtgcaaaagactaagtgtggcctattttgatgagtcgatattttattgatttcacttagtttattgtaccgaatttaatcagggaattgagcttaattgtccaatattttcccgtttttcctaattgtgcttaatttgaccggaaattctaattttaattaatttgNattttctgagctaattatttgcattattattttcagggaaaattttggaaacacaatttgggacatttggaggtcaccaaataaattcaagactctcaaattagacattttaaattttagttatattgtcatttaattgttaaaactttttagacaaactcctTGCATCATGGGCCATTTTGGCAAAAAcatgagggcccaaaattgtaggacacttggcatctagtgtttccttttattttagggtgggcCCTACCTTATTTTAGGTGACACATGGCCTTGCTTTGGGAGCTGCAACCGTCACATAAAAAAGATTTTGGAGATGCAGCGTTTTGATATAAGGTGCAAGAGGGCTGGAACAAGAGAGCTTTGGAAGAGCCGACACACTCCTTGCttggaaaatgtttttatcCGTGAAGGGCATTGGATGAGAAAGTTCTACATTaaaccctggcaagtgtaccagatcattatcaagtaatataaacggtaagaccgggtatcgttctcccaaaggattcttaggccttatctttcatgtaaattgatctcataagacttgaaaagaaataattttgtagttgtatgcaaaacgaaaataaacatgcaaatgcaagtgaatcaattggcaaagaaaagatatgaattaatggagttgttggggtttacaatttcatccttatccactctcttatatctacttttcttattaaatttgctttattatcaaattgtcatgcaactttcttagcctactctaaacccgatctcttggcgaaaagagcctaccaCTAAttactagatggaattaatggaaaagatgattgagattgtattgcatgttgatatacaggtgaatggttcactagctatgtaaacagatgtgtgatgatttataattttggttatgatgctaagcacaaattcaatttttactcaagtcttatgcaatcaatttacatgaaagataaggcccaagagtcccttgggaaacgatcttGGACTTActgtttattattacttgatacgatctggtacacttgccacgGGCATAACAGCTACCagtaaaacaatcataataacaCGATATAAACATATTGATTAAATCAACAATAGTTAAACATCTCATACGTAATAGTAATAACAATATAGGATTCCTAATCCACTAACATGACAATTCAATCAAAACGAATTACTCGATCCTCGATCTCTAACTCTTGATGTCATCACTAACATCTCACAGAAGTTGGATGAtgcttgatgaaggttgaaaaacagttattttcatatgtcattttagaccaaattactccctttactgcttagaatgatcttagaatcaagcaaaactcaataaatgagtctgtagaaagtcaaaagctatttttagcgatattatgcttgttttgcattgttttgtagcatttttgagaaagtgaagaatggagttgaagatgaaggtcttggactcaagaaaaggaaagaaaaatgaagaaatgaagagtcgacgtaccacccggcggcaaattacaccgttgggcggtcaagtgcgaggagttggcaccaAGCGGTGCAGccaggcggatttgcgattagaggcaaatcatcgggcggtagacccttgccgtcgggcggtagacccctgccgcctGGCGGTAGCGcgacttgagggaaaccgccgggcgaaaCAAGTGTGACGttgggcggttgtctactgggcttgggcctgttttttgggacgctcctcagctataaatagccctgttgcgatttcaatcATATTCTTTTGACGGAAGGGGGCGGcaagacctaatttcactctctggagaggatctcttggatgcttagactccatttcttcttatctagggtttgtttttccattcttcatccatttttcatctagattcaccatgacaatggtgaactaaaccctattgttgttgggggaaacaatgtaatcttttgatactctcttttattgaaactcttgtttatttatatgatttccatatgctttgattattaattgttgggttctcatctgtgcttaatgcttttattgtttaactcattcaataactgttgtttgtctttattgatatggggacatacagtaatgtcttgaactggtgagtgattccttgattaagcaataccacctagggataggggtaggacgatcaattgtttttcacttatgctctataatgcattattaattgctaggggaggctagggataacaagccagtaattagtaataggctcttttcgccgagggatcgggttaagggtaggtcaagaaagttgcataacaattagttaatcaagaaaataaatcaagaggagtaaataagagtgagaggataagatgaaattgtaaacccccaacaacttcattcatccatcgttttcttctcgtcaattgaatcaatctcttttgcatgtgtatattttgttctcatacccaattaattaatttttattttcaagtcttacgatcttaattcacacgaacgataaggcctttcgagtctcttgggaaacgatacttggatttaccattttattattacttgaacgatttggtacgcttgccaatccgttaacaatgCTCTTTGGGCTTACAAGACGGCTATGAAGACATCCATGGGtttatcaccttttcagttgGTGTATGGAAAAGCATGTTATCTGCCAGTGGAGATGGAGCATAGAGCTTTGTGGGCTCTGAAATTTCTGaattttgatcctcatgaaaCCCAGAATAAACGCAGGAGGCAAATACTAGAACTTGAAGAGATGCGGTTGCATGCCTATGACTCCTCTAggagttataaagaaaaggttaaaTTCTATCATGACAGGAAGCTAATAAAGAGGGTCTTCAATCCAGGGCACCAGGTGTTATTGTTTAATTCAAGACTAAAGCTGTCTCTTGGAAAGTTGAAGTCAAAGTGCTCAAGGCCTTTCATGGTGAAGAATGTGCATCCTCATGGAGCAATTGAATTGGTGGATCTAGTTGTTGGTGATCCACAAAGAAGTTGGGTGGTGAACGGTCAAAGACTCAAGCACTACATGGGAGGAGAAGTGGAACGTCTTTCCACAGTAATGAAGTTGGTGGATCCGtgagcttattgggtcaagctagtgacgttaaagaagcgcttgttgggaggcaacccagttttctaaacttatccttttgtaatttgaacCTTATTTGCTTCTATTTAGTAGTGTAGGTTTTAATGTACTTGGTCTGACAATTTATCTGTTATGATGGTTTGATTGATGTTTTTGCATGATGAGTGTTACTTAATGATGCTTGATATTGATAGATGTTGAGATTGCACT contains these protein-coding regions:
- the LOC106763583 gene encoding uncharacterized protein LOC106763583, with product MKTSMGLSPFQLVYGKACYLPVEMEHRALWALKFLNFDPHETQNKRRRQILELEEMRLHAYDSSRSYKEKVKFYHDRKLIKRVFNPGHQVLLFNSRLKLSLGKLKSKCSRPFMVKNVHPHGAIELVDLVVGDPQRSWVVNGQRLKHYMGGEVERLSTVMKLVDP